In Labrys monachus, the genomic stretch ATCGGTGCCGTTGACGCCGGCCAGAACCGGCGTCCGCCTGACGACCGGCAGGATTTCCCGCGCCATCTCCATGACGATGTCGTTGGCATTGCCATAGGCGAGCAGGCCGGACAGCGAGCCGCGGCCCGCCATGCGGTAGCGCCCCGAATTGTAGATGACGATCAGGTCGATGCCGCCGTTCTCCTCGCATTTGGCCGACAGGCCGGTGCCCGCTCCGCCGCCGACGATCGGAATGCGGCGCCGTTTCATGTCCTGGAACTTGTCGAGCAGGTCTTTTCGTTCGAAGCGGGCCATTCAGGCTCTCCTTTGCGGCGGGGATGCGATGGCGCGGAACATGTCGACCGCCGCCTTGGCGAAGCCGGCATCGTTGATGTTGCCGGGCACGCGCTGGATGCGGCGCTGGGCCGTCGGCCGCACGGTCCTTTCGATCGCCTCGAACAGGGCCTCGTCGGCGTCGGGATCGTGGAAGGGCTGGCCGGGCGCGTCGAGCAGGGAGACGCCGCCCTGCGGCAGCAGGAAGCGGACGGGCCCGTTCATCTCGTTGAGGCGGCCGCCGATCCATTCCCCGAAGGCGCGGTTCTCGTCGCGCGTGGTGCGCATCAGCGTGACGTTCGGGTTGTGGATGACGAATTTGCGGCTGCGGAACTTCTCGGGGACGGTGTCGCGCGGCCCGAAATTCACCATGTCCAGCGCGCCGACGGAGCCGATATAGGGAAGCCCGGTGCGGATCGCCGCGCCCAGCCGGTCGCGCCCCGCCGCGAAGACGCCGCCGACGATCATGTCGGCGACCTCCGTCGTGGTGAGATCGAGGAAGGCGGAGAGCAGGCGCGAATCGCCGAGGCTCTCCATGGCGCGGCCGCCGATGCCCGTCGCATGGAAGACGAGGCATTCGTAATCGGCCTCCAGATGCCGCGTCACCGCCTGGACGCAGGGCGTGGTCACCCCGAACATGGTGATGCCGACGGCGGGGCGCGCCTGCCGGCGCCGCGCTTCCCAGGCTTCCCCGCTCGGCAGCTGCGCCACCATGCCGGCCATCGCATGCGCGGCATTGCCGAGGATCTGCTCGCTGATCGAGTTCAGCCCCTGCACGTCGGTCACCGAATGGAACATCATGATGTCGGACCCGCCGACATATTGGCCGACATCGCCGGCGGCGACGGTCGAGACCATGATCTTGGGCAGGCCGATCGGCAGGGACCGCATGCCGGCCGTCGCCAGGGTGGTGCCGCCGGACCCGCCGGCCGAGAGGATGCCGCCGATGCCGGGCTCCCTCTCGACCCAGCGCGCGAACGCCTGGGCCATGGCGGTGACGGACGAACCGCGGTCGCCGGACATCACCTGCGCGGTGCCGGCCGGATGCATGCTCGCCACCTGGAGGGCGCTCACCTGCGCCACCGAGGGCTTGCCCGAGGTCGACAGGTCGACCGTGCGCACGGGGATGCCGAGACGGGCGAGCTTCTCGGCCATGAAGAGCAGTTCCTTGCCCTTGGTGTCGAACGTCCCGGCGAGGAGCACGGTGCGGCCGATCCGCTCGGAAAAGGGCATGGCGAACACCGCCCGAGTCTCCGAGGAGGACGCCGATGTCCCCGGCTGCGGCGATGCCTCGTCCGAAGTCCGGCGTATCGCCGAGACCGGGATGTCCCAGCGGTTCGGCAGGCTCGTCACCGGCCGGTAGACCTGGCTGCCGCCGGACGGGAGCGCCGCCGCCGGATCGCGGACGACGCGATAGACCTCGCCGATATCCGCCTCGGCCTGCGCCATCGCGGCGGGCGTCGCGGCGCTGTCCTCCGAATGCCGGCCGACGCCGAGCAGGCGCTGCTGGAGCTCGCGGTCAGCCGCCAGCGCGCGCGCCTCCATGATGCGGTTGATGCGGCCGTTGACCATGATGGCGACGCGGTCGGAGACCGCCGTCGCCACGCCGATGTTCTGCTCGATGACGAGGATGCTCATCTCGCCTTCCGCGGCGAGGTCGATCAGCATCTTCTCGACCTGGTCGACGATGACGGGGGCGAGCCCCTCCGTCGGCTCGTCCATCACCAGCAGCCTGGGATCGCCGAGCAGGGCGCGCGAGATGGCGAGCATCTGCTGCTCGCCGCCGGACAGCTGCGAGCCGCCATTGCCGCGGCGCTCCGCCAGCCGCGGGAAGGTCTGGTAGATGCGTTCGATGGTCCAGTTCGCGTCCCGCCGGCTGCCGGCGGCGAGCCGCAGATGCTCGTCGACGGTCAGGCTCGGCCAGCAGCGCCGCCCCTGCGGCACATAGCCGACGCCGAGGCGATGGATCTCGTGCGGCTCCAGCGACGTGATCTCGCGGCCCGCGACGCGGATGCTGCCGCCGCGGCTGCGCTTCAGGCCGGTGATCGTGTTGCACAGCGTGGTCTTTCCCATGCCGTTGCGGCCGACGACGGAGAGCACGCCGCTCTCCAGCGTCAGCGATACGCCCTGCAGCGCGTGGCTTTCGCCGTAATAGACCTGCAGGTCGTCGATCCTCAGGGCGGCTTTCGCGCTCCGCTCAGCCATGCCCGCCTCCCAGATAGATTTCCTGCACTTCGGGATCGTTCTCGATCTCCTGCGGCGTGCCTTCCTTGAAGAGCCGGCCGTTGTGCATCATCGAGACGTAGTCGGAGACCCTCAGGGCCACGTCGAGGTCGTGTTCGATGATGATGTAGCCGACATGGCGCGGCAGCGCGTTGAGGATGGCGACGAGGTCGCGCCGCTCGGTCGGCGACAGGCCCGCCGCCGGCTCGTCGAACAGGATGAAGCGCGGCGCGCCGGCCAGCGCCAGCGCGATTTCGAGCTGGCG encodes the following:
- a CDS encoding ABC transporter permease, which translates into the protein MAERSAKAALRIDDLQVYYGESHALQGVSLTLESGVLSVVGRNGMGKTTLCNTITGLKRSRGGSIRVAGREITSLEPHEIHRLGVGYVPQGRRCWPSLTVDEHLRLAAGSRRDANWTIERIYQTFPRLAERRGNGGSQLSGGEQQMLAISRALLGDPRLLVMDEPTEGLAPVIVDQVEKMLIDLAAEGEMSILVIEQNIGVATAVSDRVAIMVNGRINRIMEARALAADRELQQRLLGVGRHSEDSAATPAAMAQAEADIGEVYRVVRDPAAALPSGGSQVYRPVTSLPNRWDIPVSAIRRTSDEASPQPGTSASSSETRAVFAMPFSERIGRTVLLAGTFDTKGKELLFMAEKLARLGIPVRTVDLSTSGKPSVAQVSALQVASMHPAGTAQVMSGDRGSSVTAMAQAFARWVEREPGIGGILSAGGSGGTTLATAGMRSLPIGLPKIMVSTVAAGDVGQYVGGSDIMMFHSVTDVQGLNSISEQILGNAAHAMAGMVAQLPSGEAWEARRRQARPAVGITMFGVTTPCVQAVTRHLEADYECLVFHATGIGGRAMESLGDSRLLSAFLDLTTTEVADMIVGGVFAAGRDRLGAAIRTGLPYIGSVGALDMVNFGPRDTVPEKFRSRKFVIHNPNVTLMRTTRDENRAFGEWIGGRLNEMNGPVRFLLPQGGVSLLDAPGQPFHDPDADEALFEAIERTVRPTAQRRIQRVPGNINDAGFAKAAVDMFRAIASPPQRRA